Part of the Shumkonia mesophila genome is shown below.
TCTGGCGGATATTTTTTGGTTGCGGGGGCTCGCAACCATCTTAACTTGTCGACAGTCTGTCCGTACCGGAATTACTGTCGACCCGTTCGGGCAGATTTACGGATGGGGCACCGTGGTTACGGTCAATCACGGGACCGTTCCGGACCGCGAGGTGTTTAGTCCCGTCATTCCTGATCGGCCGACAAAGTCCTGAAGACGACCAATTTGGGATTGTTGATCGAACTCAGGTATTCGATCGGTTGCTTGTCTTTGGTCTCGACCACCAGCTTCAGGGCGAGAACCGCCGTGCCGGGTTCGACGTCAAGAAGCCGGGCCTCGATCTCGTTGACGTAGGCCACGGTGATCGTCCGTTCCGCGTTAACGGTCTCGATGCCATAACGCGATCCCAGCAACCCGTAAAGCGACTGGCCGGAGACCAGATCGTCGGCGGTCAGGCCCGGCACCAACCGCGACACCAGGTGGCTCGTCTCGATACTGAACGGCGTGGCGTCGATGCTCCATACCCGGCGGACAATGATGATCTCGTCGCCCTCGTCTATCTTCAACCTGTCGGCAACCTTGGAGCCGGCAGTGGCGATCTGGAAGTGGAGCAGCTTGTTGCTCGGCGCTCCGCCCAGGCCGGTAATGACACGGTGCACGCCGACCGAACGGTAGATGTCGACGCGGCGTACCATCTTGGGAGCGGCGACACGGGTCCCGCTGGTGCCATTACCCTCCAGCAGGCCGGCCTTGATCAAGTTGTTGACGGCGCGCCGCACGGTCAAGCGGTTGACGCCGAGGGCGGCGGCCAGATCGCGCTCCGACGGCAGCCGATCTCCGGGCGCATAGTCAGTGGACTTCAGAAGCTCTTTGATGTGTTCTTCGACCTTCTGGTAGCGAAGCATCGTCATGCCATTCCTCGACCGGGTTTCACCGTCCGGCAAACAGGCCTACCATCGGCGCCCCCATTCCTGCGAAGCCGGAATAGACCACCAGCCAAGCCCTCCATTACGATCGCAGCCAGATTCACGCTTGTGAGCGGGCGGAACGGCGATGTCAACCGGCGTTCGCGGGATTCACTGGATGCGCCGCACCGGCGATGGCAGAAACCAGACCAGATACAAAAATATTATCCCAATATCTTGAATTGGGCTATTATCTGGTCTAGTTTATGACAAAATAAGGATCGTGAGGGAAGCCCGTCATGGCCGCAGGTTCGAATCCCGCAAGGATGGCAAAGCCGTGACGAATCCCCCCATCCGCCTGCTCGGGCTCGGCGACAACACCGTCGACATCTACGTGGATCGGAACATCATGTTCCCCGGCGGCAACGCGGTCAACGTGGCGGTGCTCGCCAAGCGCCTGGGAAGCGCCGCCGGCTATCTGGGCTGCCTCGGCAACGACGCCTTCGGCAGCCTGTTGCACGATGCCCTATCGGCCGAAGGGGTGGACCTTTCCCGCTGCCGTCGCATCGACGGCGAGAACGCCCATGTGCTGGTCCGGCACCGCGACGGCGACCGGGAGTTCGTAAAATCGACTGCGGGCGTGCGGGCACGCTACGAACTGGATGCCGGCGACTTCGCCTATATCAAGGGCTTCGACGTCGTGCACTCCAGCTATTGCAGCGACAACGACGCGATGATCCCGGCCATTGCGGCGGCCGCGACTCGGCTGTCTTACGATTTCTCCAACCGCTGGACCGACGACAGGAGGACCCGTTTGGCGCCCCATGTGGACATTGCCTTTCTGTCCCATGCGGGCCATCCCGACCCGGAATGCATCGAAATGCTGCGCCAGTGGTCGTCGGCGGGGCCGCGGACGGTGGTGATGACCCGCGGCGGCGACGGGGCGTTCGCCTATGTGAACGGCACGCTCTACCGCCAGGAGGTTCTGCCGACCCCCGTCGTCGATACCCTCGGTGCGGGGGATGCCTTCATCGCCGGTTTTCTCACACGCTACCTGGCCGACGGCGCCGTCCAGCCGGCGTTGCAAAGTGGCACCCGCACGGCCGCCGCCGCCTGCGGCTGGCTGGGCGGCTTCGGCCACGGAATCCCGATCACCGGGCTGTCGCCCGAAGAGATGTCTCTGAGCGCTCGCTCATAAACCAGAAAAAAAGAACGGTGAACTATGGACAACGCATTTGAACGGAATATCCAGGCCGCACTGGCGGCCGTCGCCAAGCGCGAGAAACTGGCCAACGTCTTCTTCGTCGCGTGCGGCGGTTCGTTCGCGCAGATGCACGCGCCGAAGTACGTCCTGGATCGCGAGTCCGCCTCGCTGGTCGCCGAGACGTACAATTCGGCCGAATTCGTCGCCCGCGACCTGCCCAGGCTGGGATCCTCCAGCGTGGTCGTCTTGTGCTCCAGTTCGGGCAACACGCCGGAAACCGTGGCGGCGGCCAAGTTCGCGCGCGAACATGGCGCCTACACCATCGGCCTGACCACCAAGCCCGAATCCGACCTCGCCAAGGCCGTCGACAGCGTCGTTCTCTATGTCTCGAAACCGGTGGAAGGCAACGCGGACGGTGTCGGCCCCGCCCTGCTCAGCCTGGCGTTCGGGCTTCTGCGCGACCGCGAGGGCAACCGCAAGCACGAGGCCCTCGCCAGGAGCCTGTCGGCCCTGCCCGGCCTGGTGGCCCGCGCCCAGGCGGCCCATGACGCGGACGCCCTGCGCTGGGCCAAGGCCGTGAGGCGCGAGCCGGTTATCTATACCCTGGCCAGCGGCCCCAACTACGGCGTCACCTATTCGTTCTCCATCTGCATCCTCCAGGAGATGCAGTGGATTCACACCCAAGCCATCCACGCCGGCGAATACTTCCACGGTCCCTTCGAGATCACCGACGACATGGTTCCCTTCATCCTGGTGCTGGGGACCGGCGCGTGCCGGAAGATGGACCAGCGGGCACTCGATTTCACCCGCAAGTTCACGGACAAGATCCTGACCATCGACATCGAGGCACTCGATCTCGCCGGTATCGAGACCGATGTCATCGACTACATGCAGCCGCTGATCCTCCAGCCGCTATTGCGCACCTACGCGATCCGTCTGTCGGAATCGCGCGGCCACCCGCTGACGGTACGCCGCTACATGTGGGCCATGGAATACTGAGAAAATCGGCGAGGCGATGCGGTGAGGGAATAATCCCATGAGTTGGATGATCGGCGTTGATGTCGGCGGCACGTTCACGGACTTTTTCGCCTTTGACGGCGGGTCCGGGCAAATCCGCTATTGGAAGCGCCCCTCCACTCCGTCCAACCCCACCGACGCGGTGATCGCCGGGCTTCGCGAGCTCAGCGCCGCCCACGGGATACCGCTGGGCGACGTGGAGCGTCTGTGCCACGGCAGCACGGTGGCAACCAACACGCTAATCCAGCGGCGCGGCGCGGCGGTGTCGATGGTGACCACCAAGGGCTTCCGCGACGTCCTCGAAATCGGCCGCCAGGTCCGTCCCGCCATCTACGACTTCCAGCTCGATCAGCCCGAGGCCCTGGTGCCTCGCCGGCACCGCTTCGAGCTCGGCGAGCGCACCACGGCGGACGGTTCGGTCCGCACGCCCGTGGATTCTGAGGGCCTGGGCCGCGTCATCGAAGCGCTCCGCGCGTCGGGGACCGAGGCGGTGGCCGTGTGCTTCCTGTTTTCCTACCTGCGCCCCGATCACGAGCGCGAGGTGGGCGACGCGCTGCGCCGGGCGCTACCCGGGATGGCGATCTCGCTGTCGTCGGAGGTCCAGCCGGAGTTCCGCGAGTTCGAGCGGTTTGCCACCACGGTGATCAATGCCTATCTCCAGCCGCGGCTCGACGTCTACCTGTCGTCCCTGGTGGATACGGTGAAGCAGACCGTTCCCGGGGCGCGGGTCGGCATCAACCAGTCGAGCGGCGGCCTGATGTCGCTCGATGTGGCCCGCGCCTTTCCGGTCCGCATGGCGCTGTCGGGACCGGCGGCGGGCGTGGTGGGGGCTATCCAGATCGCCCGCGAGGCCGAGCGGCCGAACATCATCACCCTCGACATCGGCGGTACCAGCGCCGACGTGGCCCTGATCCAGGACTACAAGACCGAATTGAGCCACGGCCGTGACGTCGACGGCTTCCCCATCATGCTGCCGATGATCGACATCACCACGGTGGGCGCGGGGGGCGGCTCCATCGCCTGGTTCGACGCCGACGGCCTGTTCAAGGTCGGCCCCCAGAGTGCCGGCGCGGAACCGGGACCGGCGTGCTATTGCCGGGGCGGCACGCTGCCGACCGTGTCGGACGCCAACCTCGTGCTCGGCCGCCTCAGCGAAACCCTGCTGAACGGCGAGATGCGGCTGGATGTCGAACCGGCCCGCAGGGCCATCGCCACGGTCGCCGATCCCATGGGCAAGACGGTCGAGGAGGCCGCGCTCGGTCTGCTGGAGGTCATGGTCGTCAACATGGTGCGCGCCATCCGCACGCTGTCGGTGGAACGGGGCCACGATCCGCGCGACTTCACGCTCATGCCCTTCGGCGGCGCCGGCGGCCTGCATGCCCGCGACGTGGCGGTGGCCCTTGGCATGAGGGAAATCCTCATTCCCCTGGCGCCGGGCATCGTCTGCGCCCAGGGCCTGGCGGACGCCGACCTGCAGGAGAACTTCGTCCTCAGCAGCGTGTTCCCGTGCACATCCGAGACGATGGAGAACCTGCGCGAGCGGCTCTCGGCCCTGGAGCGACAGGCGGCGGTCTGGTTCGAGGCCGAAAAGACAAATCCAACCCGCCGGCAAATCGACTTCTCGCTCGACACCCGCTTCAAGGGCCAGAACTTCGAGCTCACCGTCGATGTCGGCACCGGCACCGGAAACGGCGACATCGACATCGCTTCGCTGCCGGTGATCCTCGAGCGCTTCTTCGCCGCCCACGAGCGGGCCTATGGCTTTGCCAACCTCGAGGCACCGGTCGAGATCGTCAACTGCCGGGCCACGGCGCGGGCCTCGCTGGGCGCGCCGCGGCCCGCCAAACGAGCGATCACCACGACCCGCACGCCCATGGCGACGCACACCCGCCCGGTCCGCTTCTCCGCCACCTCCACCATGACGACCCCGGTTTTCAGCCGCGACGCCCTGCAACCCGGAGACGCCATCGTCGGACCGGCCATCATCGACCAGATGGACGCCACGACCGCCATCTTCCCCGGCGACGTCGCCCGCGTCGATGCCTATGGAAACATCCTCGTCACGGTGAATCAGAGCCATGCCTAAGCCCGTCGCCCACGACCCGATCACCCTCGAAATCCTGTCCAACGCCTTGCGCTCGGTGGCCGACGAAACCTTCGTCGCGTTGCAGAAGAGCGCCTATTCCACCAACATCAAGGAGCGGTGCGACCACTCCACCGCGCTGTTCGACGCCAAGGCGCGCCTGGTCATGCAGGCCAAGCGCTCGCTGCCGGTTCACGTGGGCGCCATCTCCGGCACCATTTCGAAGCTGGTGGAAAAGTACCAGGGCGACATCCACGAGGGCGACGTTTTCGTCGGCAACGACCCTTACGCGGCGTCCGGCGGCCACCTGCCCGACGTCTGCATCATCGCGCCCGTTTTCCACAGCGGACGGCTGGTGGGATTCAGTGGCTGCACCGCCCACCATGCCGACATCGGCGGATCCAACGTCGGCGGGGCCAGCGGCGGCCTGACCGAGATCTTCCAGGAGGGCTTCCGCATCCCCATGGTCCGGCTGTTCAGCAAAGGGACGCTGAATCGCGACATCTTCGAGATCATGCTGCTCAACGTGCGCGGCGCCGACGAGCGGCGGGGCGACTACTACGCCCAGTTCGCGGCGGTCTCGCTCGGCGTCAAGCGGCTGAAGGAAATCTGCGACCGCTACGGCGCCGATTTCGTCGAGGCGGCGTTCGAGGAACTCATCACCCGCACCCGCGAGCGCATGGAGCGGGCGCTGGAAATGATCCCGGCCGGGGAATACACCTTCCGCGACATTCTCGACGATGACGGGGTGGCCAACCACGACCTGCCGGTGGCGGTGACGATCCGCAAGACCGACGGCCGCCTGATCGTCGATTTCACCGGCACGGCGCCGCAGACCCCGGGCAACGTCAATTCCCCCTGGGTCGATACCGTGTCGATGGTGATCTATACCTTCAAGGGATTGTTCGATCCCGACATCCCCAACAACCACGGGCTGCTCAGCGCGATCGAGGTCGAGGCGCCGCAGGGCTCGCTCGTGCGCCCCAGCTACCCGGCTGCGGTAACCAACCGCTCCTACACCAGCCAGCGGATCGTCGACGTCATCCTCGGCGCGCTGGCCGACGCCCTGCCGGAACGCGTCGTGGCCGCGTCCAACGGTTCAAATACCGGCATTTACCTCTACGGAACCGATCCGCGGACCGGCAACCCCTTCTACTTCTTCGAGACCATGGGCGGAGGCTTCGGCGGCCGGGCCACCAAGGACGGCAAGGACGCGGTCCAGGTTCACGTCACCAACACCGCCAACACGCCGATCGAGGCCATCGAACGGGAATTCCCCCTGCTGGTCGAGGAATACGCCATCGTCGAGGATTCCGGTGGCGCCGGGCGCTTCCGCGGCGGCTGCGGGCTGCGTCGCGTCATCCGCCCCCTGACGACGGACTGCACCTTCGGCGGCACCGCCGAGCGGTTCACCCACAAGCCCTGGGGGTTGTTCGGCGGCAAGGAAGGCGAGACAGGCTTCTTCGGTATCCGCAGTGCGGACGGCGCGCTGGAGGTGCTGCCGACCAAGGTTCCCCGGGTCAAGGTGACGCCCAACGACCTGGTGGTGATGCAGACCGCCGGGGCCGGCGGCTACGGCGAACCGTCGCAACGGGCGGCCGAAGCAGTGAGGGCGGACCTGAAGGACGGGAAGTTTTCCGAGGACTACATCCGCCAGCACTACGGGACGATCGATCCGGCGCCGGGAAAAGGACGATGAAGGATCGGGCCAACCGATCTGGGGCTCGCCGAAAGCCGTTTCCGCGGAACATGGGTGACTAATCCAATATTTTTAATTGGGCTAGTAATTGGGATAGTATCGTGAACTTCGAGGCCGTTTGGGTGAACGTTCAGCAGGAGAATTAACATGCGCATCACGCGAAGGAATGTCCTGCGGCTGTCGGCCGGAATGGTGGCCGCATCCGCCGTGTCGGCCTTGCCGAGGATCTCTTATGCCGCCCCCCGAAAGTGGGGCTTGGCGGACGAATACGATCCGAATTCCCTGACCGGGATCGACTGCCGGTACTTCATCGACGAGGTGAAGAAGCGGGTCGGCGACGAACTGGAGATCACCTATCACGGGGGCGGAACGCTTGGCTACAAGTCGGTGGACCAGTTCAGCGCGGTCGAGGATGGGCTCGTGGAGAGCGCGATCACGCTTACGTCGCAATTGAGCGGCATCGATCCGTTCTTCGACCTTACCTCCCTGCCCTTCCTGGTGCCGACGCTGGCGGACATGCGGAAGGTGTGGAAAATCGCCAAACCGGAATTCACCAAGATCTTCGCCGCCCACAACATGGTGGCGCTGTGGGCCATGCCCAATGCGCCGAGCGGCATTCATGCCAAGATGCCGATCGACGGGGTCGAGGCGCTCAAGGGCCTGCGCATCCGCACCTACGATGCCATCGGCACCAAGACCTTCAAGGCCGCCGGCGCCTCGCCGCTGCAGATCGCCTGGGCCGACCTGGTGCCGCAGCTTTCGACCGGCGGCGTGGACGCGGTGTTGACCTCGGCCGATGGCGGCATGCGCCTCAGCGTATGGGATTACGTGAACAACTTCACGGCCATGAACTACGTCATGGCGCTGTTCGTGATGCACGTGAACAAGGACGCCTGGGACAAGCTGTCACCGAAGGCCCGCAAGGCCCTCGAAGAGGCCTCGGAACTGGCGGACGACTACGCCTGGAAGACCACGGCCGAGTCGGTCGAGAAGGGCTACCAGGCCATGGAAGCCCACGGCATGAAGATCACTCGCGAGCCGCCGGCGGAGGCGTTCAAGGTGCTGTCCGAGGCCGCCAAACCCGTCAAGGAGGAGTGGGTGAAGAAAGTCGGCGATCGCGGCAGAAAGGTCCTCAACGAAGTCGCCAAGATCGCGGGCTGACGGCCTGCGAGGGCGTATCGCAGCTGCGGGCCTCACCCTTTGCAGGCTCTGGGTGAGGCCCGGTCCCGGCGGTTCGTCGGGGCGAACGATGCGGAGTCTGGCGGGGAGGAAAACGGGCATGGCAGAGGTCGAGGGCTGGGACCGGCCGCAGGCACCACCACGCTGGATCGGTCTGATTGCCGCGGTTTCATCGCGGCTCAACACCCTTGCCGCCGTTACCGCCGGCATTCTGCTGGTCTTGATGACCAGCCTCATCATCGCCGAAATCTGTTTGCGGTACTTTTCGCTGTCCACCTACATGACCGACGTGCTGGTGGGATACGGGGTTGCCGCCATCACCTTCCTCGCCATGGCCTGGGCCCTGGAGAAGGGGACCATGATCCGGGTAAGCGTGGTCACCCGGCGGCTGCCGCCGCCCGTCCGTCCGTGGGTGGAAGGATTCTCACTGGCCTGCGCGATCGGGGCGTTCGGATTTCTGCTGTATTTTCAGTGGTACATCCTGTCGCGTGACTTCGTCCGCGGCACCACGACCCAGCATATGATGCCCATTCCCCTTTGGATTCCCGACGCCATCTTTTTCGTCGGGCTGTCGCTTTTGTTACTTCAATTTCTCGTTCGCCTGCTTCTCCTGCTGACCACCCGATACAAATCCGACGCCACGCTGGTGCTTTAGGAGGACCGCCCACGCCCGGCGGCCGACCGGGCTTGCGGAATGGAAGGATTGCCGATGGATACGTTGACGTCCGGCCTGATCGTTCTTGCGCTTACCACCGCGTTTCTCGGCGCCGGAATGTGGATCTTCGTCGGGTTGCTGATGGCAGCACTGGGCACGTTGTCGATCACCTTGGGCTACCCGCCGACGCGGATCGGCCTGATCGCCTCCAAGGTGATCGCCTCCAAGGCGGTCTCGTGGGAACTGGCGGCCATTCCGATGTTCATCTGGATGGGCGACATCATTTTCCGCACCGACATCTCGCAGCGGCTGTTCCTCGGGCTGGCCCCGCTGGTCAAGCGGATCC
Proteins encoded:
- a CDS encoding GntR family transcriptional regulator, giving the protein MTMLRYQKVEEHIKELLKSTDYAPGDRLPSERDLAAALGVNRLTVRRAVNNLIKAGLLEGNGTSGTRVAAPKMVRRVDIYRSVGVHRVITGLGGAPSNKLLHFQIATAGSKVADRLKIDEGDEIIIVRRVWSIDATPFSIETSHLVSRLVPGLTADDLVSGQSLYGLLGSRYGIETVNAERTITVAYVNEIEARLLDVEPGTAVLALKLVVETKDKQPIEYLSSINNPKLVVFRTLSADQE
- a CDS encoding PfkB family carbohydrate kinase, translated to MTNPPIRLLGLGDNTVDIYVDRNIMFPGGNAVNVAVLAKRLGSAAGYLGCLGNDAFGSLLHDALSAEGVDLSRCRRIDGENAHVLVRHRDGDREFVKSTAGVRARYELDAGDFAYIKGFDVVHSSYCSDNDAMIPAIAAAATRLSYDFSNRWTDDRRTRLAPHVDIAFLSHAGHPDPECIEMLRQWSSAGPRTVVMTRGGDGAFAYVNGTLYRQEVLPTPVVDTLGAGDAFIAGFLTRYLADGAVQPALQSGTRTAAAACGWLGGFGHGIPITGLSPEEMSLSARS
- a CDS encoding SIS domain-containing protein, whose product is MDNAFERNIQAALAAVAKREKLANVFFVACGGSFAQMHAPKYVLDRESASLVAETYNSAEFVARDLPRLGSSSVVVLCSSSGNTPETVAAAKFAREHGAYTIGLTTKPESDLAKAVDSVVLYVSKPVEGNADGVGPALLSLAFGLLRDREGNRKHEALARSLSALPGLVARAQAAHDADALRWAKAVRREPVIYTLASGPNYGVTYSFSICILQEMQWIHTQAIHAGEYFHGPFEITDDMVPFILVLGTGACRKMDQRALDFTRKFTDKILTIDIEALDLAGIETDVIDYMQPLILQPLLRTYAIRLSESRGHPLTVRRYMWAMEY
- a CDS encoding hydantoinase/oxoprolinase family protein, yielding MSWMIGVDVGGTFTDFFAFDGGSGQIRYWKRPSTPSNPTDAVIAGLRELSAAHGIPLGDVERLCHGSTVATNTLIQRRGAAVSMVTTKGFRDVLEIGRQVRPAIYDFQLDQPEALVPRRHRFELGERTTADGSVRTPVDSEGLGRVIEALRASGTEAVAVCFLFSYLRPDHEREVGDALRRALPGMAISLSSEVQPEFREFERFATTVINAYLQPRLDVYLSSLVDTVKQTVPGARVGINQSSGGLMSLDVARAFPVRMALSGPAAGVVGAIQIAREAERPNIITLDIGGTSADVALIQDYKTELSHGRDVDGFPIMLPMIDITTVGAGGGSIAWFDADGLFKVGPQSAGAEPGPACYCRGGTLPTVSDANLVLGRLSETLLNGEMRLDVEPARRAIATVADPMGKTVEEAALGLLEVMVVNMVRAIRTLSVERGHDPRDFTLMPFGGAGGLHARDVAVALGMREILIPLAPGIVCAQGLADADLQENFVLSSVFPCTSETMENLRERLSALERQAAVWFEAEKTNPTRRQIDFSLDTRFKGQNFELTVDVGTGTGNGDIDIASLPVILERFFAAHERAYGFANLEAPVEIVNCRATARASLGAPRPAKRAITTTRTPMATHTRPVRFSATSTMTTPVFSRDALQPGDAIVGPAIIDQMDATTAIFPGDVARVDAYGNILVTVNQSHA
- a CDS encoding hydantoinase B/oxoprolinase family protein, which gives rise to MPKPVAHDPITLEILSNALRSVADETFVALQKSAYSTNIKERCDHSTALFDAKARLVMQAKRSLPVHVGAISGTISKLVEKYQGDIHEGDVFVGNDPYAASGGHLPDVCIIAPVFHSGRLVGFSGCTAHHADIGGSNVGGASGGLTEIFQEGFRIPMVRLFSKGTLNRDIFEIMLLNVRGADERRGDYYAQFAAVSLGVKRLKEICDRYGADFVEAAFEELITRTRERMERALEMIPAGEYTFRDILDDDGVANHDLPVAVTIRKTDGRLIVDFTGTAPQTPGNVNSPWVDTVSMVIYTFKGLFDPDIPNNHGLLSAIEVEAPQGSLVRPSYPAAVTNRSYTSQRIVDVILGALADALPERVVAASNGSNTGIYLYGTDPRTGNPFYFFETMGGGFGGRATKDGKDAVQVHVTNTANTPIEAIEREFPLLVEEYAIVEDSGGAGRFRGGCGLRRVIRPLTTDCTFGGTAERFTHKPWGLFGGKEGETGFFGIRSADGALEVLPTKVPRVKVTPNDLVVMQTAGAGGYGEPSQRAAEAVRADLKDGKFSEDYIRQHYGTIDPAPGKGR
- a CDS encoding TRAP transporter substrate-binding protein, yielding MRITRRNVLRLSAGMVAASAVSALPRISYAAPRKWGLADEYDPNSLTGIDCRYFIDEVKKRVGDELEITYHGGGTLGYKSVDQFSAVEDGLVESAITLTSQLSGIDPFFDLTSLPFLVPTLADMRKVWKIAKPEFTKIFAAHNMVALWAMPNAPSGIHAKMPIDGVEALKGLRIRTYDAIGTKTFKAAGASPLQIAWADLVPQLSTGGVDAVLTSADGGMRLSVWDYVNNFTAMNYVMALFVMHVNKDAWDKLSPKARKALEEASELADDYAWKTTAESVEKGYQAMEAHGMKITREPPAEAFKVLSEAAKPVKEEWVKKVGDRGRKVLNEVAKIAG
- a CDS encoding TRAP transporter small permease, translating into MAEVEGWDRPQAPPRWIGLIAAVSSRLNTLAAVTAGILLVLMTSLIIAEICLRYFSLSTYMTDVLVGYGVAAITFLAMAWALEKGTMIRVSVVTRRLPPPVRPWVEGFSLACAIGAFGFLLYFQWYILSRDFVRGTTTQHMMPIPLWIPDAIFFVGLSLLLLQFLVRLLLLLTTRYKSDATLVL